A window of Polyangiaceae bacterium genomic DNA:
GGCATACGCTGTCGTCATATACAATACATTTAACAAGTTTGTATTACAGTATGTATGTGAAGAAACTGTTAGTACGATTGCAACTTGCATAAATTGCAAACTTTTTGGCCAGCTCGTGTGCACGCTGATAGACGTGGCGCATGTACCGAGATGAGTCGACGAGAACCGCCGATGCTGGTGGCAAGCAAACTGTGGCGCTCCGAACACATAAGATCTGCATCGAGGTGGTGCGGGGATCGATGGCGGGCAGGGTCGTCGAGCTCGCGGGACCGGAGGTGAGGATCGGGAGCAGCTCAAAATGCGACTTCGTTTTGGAGGATCAGACCGTCAGTCGCGAGCACGTCATTTTGCGCATCGAGGGCGATAGGCTGCGGGTGGTCGACGCGGGCAGTCGTAATGGAACCACGGTCGATGGAGTGGTCGTGCGTGACGCGGATGCGCGGCCGGATTCGACGATAGGGCTCGGGACATCGGCGATTCGATTGAAAATGACGCGAGAGATGATCGAGCTGCCAATTTCGTCGCGCGACCATTTCGGGCAGTTGATGGGTCGGAGCGTGGTCATGCGTCGCGTCTTCACATTGCTCGAGCGTATTGCTCCGACGGATACGACCGTATTGATCGAAGGCGAGACGGGCACGGGCAAGGAGCTAGCGGCTGCCGCGATTCACGTGGCGAGCAGCAGAGCACGTAAGCCTCTCGTGGTCTTCGATTGTTCGGCAGTTTCGGCGACGCTCGTCGAAAGCGAGCTGTTTGGGCATGTCAAAGGGGCGTTCACAGGCGCCGTGCGTGAACGCGTGGGCAAGTTCGAGGCGGCGCATGGGGGAACGTTATTTTTGGACGAGCTCGGCGAATTGCCTCTCGATATGCAGCAAAAGCTCCTGCGTGCGCTCGAAGCGCGCAAGGTATCGCGTGTGGGGAGCAATGATCCAATCCCCGTGGACGTACGAATCATCGGCGCGACGAACCGCAGCTTGGCCAATGAAGTCGAGCGAGGTCGTTTTCGAGAGGATCTTTATTATCGTTTGGCGGTCGTTCCCGTGCGACTGCCGCCCTTGCGCGAGCGACTCGACGACGTTCCGATGCTCGTACGCCATTTCGAGGCGTCGTTTCGAAAGGGGGAATGTCCGCCGCCTTCTCTGTCGGATGATGCAATCCATGAGTTTTTGGCAGAGACATGGCCCGGCAACGTGCGGGAGCTCCGAAACCGAGTGGAATTGATGCTTTCGCTGAAGTTATCGGAGTTTCCCGCTGCAGCGCAAAGCGCCGCACAGCGATTCGCGCTTCCGGCACTGGGTGTGGACGTCGACGTGCCGCTCGACGCGGCCCTCGCGCATCTCAAGGAAGCCTATGAAAAGGCGTATGTCGAGGAAATCTTGAAAAGGCACGGTTACAACGTGACGCGCGCTGCAATGGCAGCAGGCGTAGGTCGCGCGCATATGCACAGGCTCATGCAACGATACGGGGTTCACCGGGATCAGCCATCATGAACTGGCCATTCGAGGAGACCCGACCCGTGGATCCATTTCATTGGGTGGGACAAACCATTGCCGGCCAATATGCCATCGAGCGCATAGCGGGCGAAGGTGGTTATGGCATCGTGTACCGGGCGCACCACGTCTCGCTCGAAGTTCCCGTTGCAGTGAAGTGTCTGAAGCTCCCGACACACCTGGACGAACGAACGCGCGCAACGTTTCTTTCTCGACTTCGCGCCGAAGCGCGCCTTTTACACCGGCTCTCCACTCGGCACGCGGGCATTGCACAAGCGCTCGATATGGGGGCAGCATCGTCTCCCGCAGGTCCGCTCACGCCGTATTTGGTCATGGAATGGCTCGATGGCGACACGCTCGAGCGGTTTCTTGCCGAACGGCGTCGTACGGGGCAATCGCGTCAAGGGATCGGCCCGAGCATTGACATGCTTACGCCAGCGGCGCAGGCACTCACGGTCGCCCATGAAGAAGGCGTCAGCCACCTCGATATAAAACCTTCCAATCTCATTTTTTCGCGCGCTGGCACGGGACAAACGCTAAAAATACTGGATTTCGGGGTTGCTGCGACGTTTGCTCGAACCGAAACGATGACCAAAACAGGCAAAACCCGCACGGCCTTCTCTCCGGCATACGGGGCGCCCGAGCAATTCGATTCGAGTCACGGAACACCGGGCCCTGCAACGGATGTATTCGCCATGGCCCTCATTGTGATCGAAGTTGCCACGGGTCGGAGAGTGCTCGAAGGCCAAGACTTCATGCAGCTCTTTTTTGCGTCACTCGACGCGGCATCCCGCGCCCGCGTCGAAGATGCCAGTCCGCGTGTGGATGCAGTACTGCGCAAGGCGCTGGATCCAAGATGCGAGCGGCGCTTCGGTAACGTCGGGGAAATGTGGTCTGCGCTGGTGGCTGCTCGCAATGGGGTGGTGGCTACGCGCGCAAAGTCGAATACGCCGGCTGCGCATATCGAGGCAGGAGTCGTCACTGAAGGCGAGCATCGGGTGTGTACGGTATTGACGGTGGATCTCACCTGGATCCTTGCGCACAGCACACCTATCGACCCTGAGGATGTCAAGGAATCGATCGACAGGTGTTTGCGCGCGGTGACGCATATCGTCGAGGAGCTTGGTGGTGTCGTCGAGCCATCGGTTGGAGAACGAATCGTCGCAGCGTTTGGCATTCCGAACGCATCGGATCACGATGCCGAGCGTGCGGTGACGGCTGCATTGCGTGTGGTGGAGGAATTGTCGAGCGCGAGATTTGTGCGTTCCTTGCGGATTGCAGTGCCTGGGCCGCGGATCGGCGTCGGTACGGGTCGCGCATTCGTGGAATGCGCGGTAACGTCGACGAACCCGGTCGTTCGAGTGGTAGGTGATGCCGTGCGCATTGCGCGCAGCATGGAGCAGCTTGCACCGCGATGCTCGGTTGTGATAAGTCCGGAAACGTATCGACGGCTGATTGGCTTGTTCAACGTGGCACCGCTGCATGCGGATGCTGCGAAATCAATGACAGAGTCACCAACGGGGTATCGCATTATGGGCGTCGTGCCGTTGCGAGCTCCGGTGACGACATGCGACTTTCGCGGCATGCCGACGCGTGTTTTCGGGCGCGAGGCTGAGCGACAGCGTTTGCTCGAATCGCTGGAAACGATGCTTGCGGAGGGCACCGCGCATCGAGTCACGCTGGTTGGCCCGCCTGGGATTGGTCGTAGTCGATTGCTTGCGGAATTCGTCATGACGCTCATTCATCGAGACGAGACGTTTCTCATGCTGCTTGGCCAAGGTTCGCCTTTGGCGCAATCGACGACGTATGGGCTCGTTGCGACGATGTTGCGGCGGCGTTTTGGTATTCGCGAAGAGGACTCGGCTGCTCGTGCACGACGGAGGCTTTCGAGTGGGCTGCGGTGGCTCCGCATGAAGAGTCGTGTTTCACGGAGCGTATCGAGTTTCGCGTGGGACGAGGGCGACGAATTCGATGATATGGGCGCGATTCTCGACGATCTGGAAATCGTGGTCGGATTGCAGCCGCCACGTGCACCGGTTTCCGGGGCGAGCCCCTCCGATGATTCTGCACGCACGGAGAAAACGCGAATCATTGCATCCATGAGTCGGCTTTGCCGTTTCGCGGCGCGCAAGCTGCCGTTTGTCGTGGTATGTGACGACATGCAATGGGCGGACGACGCGAGCCTCGATTTGCTCGACGCATTGCTTTCCGGAGTCGATGATCTTCCTGTTTTCATCGTCACGGCGACGCGACCGGAGGCGTTCGAGCGGCGGCCGGCGGTGCATGAGGACACGACCGGACTGCATACGATCGTGCAATTGCCGATTTTGCCGCGCCGGCACCTCGAAGAAATAGTACGCGATCGATTGAGCCGTGTTTCTGACTTGCCGGCGGATCTCGTAAACCAGCTCGTCGCGCGTGCCGAGGGAAATCCGCTGGTGCTCGAGGAAATGCTGCATCTCTTGTTCGACGCGGGGGCGATCGACACGACGGACGGTGATGTTTGGGTTGTCCGGCAAAACTATTTGGATGCACTTGCGCTTCCGGCCACGGTACAGGGGATCGTGCAGGAGCGACTTGACCGTTTGGGCGTGGAAACTCGAATGGTGCTATCGCGAGCGGCGGTCGTGGGACGCACCTTCTGGGAAGGTGCTGTCAACCATCTTTCGGTCTTTCAATGCGACGACGCAAAGGTCGGTGAAATGCTCGTCGAGCTTCGACGCAAACAGATCATCAAGGGTCGCGAACCTGCGAGCGTGCCGGGCGAGCGGGAATTCATGTTCGTCGAAGCGACGACGCACGAAGTCGCCTACAAGGCGCTGCGTTCGCGCGTGCGCCAGCGCCTCCATTTGCAGGTGGCGCACTGGCTCGAGGCGAATTCACGCGGCGCAGCCGGCGCGGCGATGATTGCGCACCATTACGATCGGGGAGCCGACGTGCCGCGAGCGGTCGCGGCATACCTTCGGGCGGCAAGTCATTCCGCGGCGCTTGGCGAACATGCTACGGCGGCGAGCCTTTTGTCACGCGCATCCGAATTGCTTCGTCAGCCCCCACAAATTGCACCAGCGGATATGCCGGCGG
This region includes:
- a CDS encoding sigma 54-dependent Fis family transcriptional regulator, whose amino-acid sequence is MYRDESTRTADAGGKQTVALRTHKICIEVVRGSMAGRVVELAGPEVRIGSSSKCDFVLEDQTVSREHVILRIEGDRLRVVDAGSRNGTTVDGVVVRDADARPDSTIGLGTSAIRLKMTREMIELPISSRDHFGQLMGRSVVMRRVFTLLERIAPTDTTVLIEGETGTGKELAAAAIHVASSRARKPLVVFDCSAVSATLVESELFGHVKGAFTGAVRERVGKFEAAHGGTLFLDELGELPLDMQQKLLRALEARKVSRVGSNDPIPVDVRIIGATNRSLANEVERGRFREDLYYRLAVVPVRLPPLRERLDDVPMLVRHFEASFRKGECPPPSLSDDAIHEFLAETWPGNVRELRNRVELMLSLKLSEFPAAAQSAAQRFALPALGVDVDVPLDAALAHLKEAYEKAYVEEILKRHGYNVTRAAMAAGVGRAHMHRLMQRYGVHRDQPS
- a CDS encoding AAA family ATPase, which gives rise to MNWPFEETRPVDPFHWVGQTIAGQYAIERIAGEGGYGIVYRAHHVSLEVPVAVKCLKLPTHLDERTRATFLSRLRAEARLLHRLSTRHAGIAQALDMGAASSPAGPLTPYLVMEWLDGDTLERFLAERRRTGQSRQGIGPSIDMLTPAAQALTVAHEEGVSHLDIKPSNLIFSRAGTGQTLKILDFGVAATFARTETMTKTGKTRTAFSPAYGAPEQFDSSHGTPGPATDVFAMALIVIEVATGRRVLEGQDFMQLFFASLDAASRARVEDASPRVDAVLRKALDPRCERRFGNVGEMWSALVAARNGVVATRAKSNTPAAHIEAGVVTEGEHRVCTVLTVDLTWILAHSTPIDPEDVKESIDRCLRAVTHIVEELGGVVEPSVGERIVAAFGIPNASDHDAERAVTAALRVVEELSSARFVRSLRIAVPGPRIGVGTGRAFVECAVTSTNPVVRVVGDAVRIARSMEQLAPRCSVVISPETYRRLIGLFNVAPLHADAAKSMTESPTGYRIMGVVPLRAPVTTCDFRGMPTRVFGREAERQRLLESLETMLAEGTAHRVTLVGPPGIGRSRLLAEFVMTLIHRDETFLMLLGQGSPLAQSTTYGLVATMLRRRFGIREEDSAARARRRLSSGLRWLRMKSRVSRSVSSFAWDEGDEFDDMGAILDDLEIVVGLQPPRAPVSGASPSDDSARTEKTRIIASMSRLCRFAARKLPFVVVCDDMQWADDASLDLLDALLSGVDDLPVFIVTATRPEAFERRPAVHEDTTGLHTIVQLPILPRRHLEEIVRDRLSRVSDLPADLVNQLVARAEGNPLVLEEMLHLLFDAGAIDTTDGDVWVVRQNYLDALALPATVQGIVQERLDRLGVETRMVLSRAAVVGRTFWEGAVNHLSVFQCDDAKVGEMLVELRRKQIIKGREPASVPGEREFMFVEATTHEVAYKALRSRVRQRLHLQVAHWLEANSRGAAGAAMIAHHYDRGADVPRAVAAYLRAASHSAALGEHATAASLLSRASELLRQPPQIAPADMPAGDDRRVADFSVRIRVELDLAAALRRLGRLDEALEACARAKVLAAQYERRADCVGDDDERRRWRARIDYNAALVHRVQGQTVDAIASVERAIAIAREVNLMEEVPPMYALLSFLHRRQLRPDEALRTARRSIAGCRALPRDLPQRGELLAHLLLGVATAYYSKRRWFAAERCYRQAARSVSESTHPHLAGVGWNGVAGHYWVEARWRRHVMSWRIPCA